GTAGACCATGCGCCAGAACATCAGGAAGTCCATACCGCCGTGACCGCCGTTACGCTCGGCTACTTCGCCCATGCGGCGCCACAGCGGGTGGTCGTACTTGTCGTACCAGTAATCCATGTCGTAGTCCCACTCGTGGTAGCTCTTGCGACCACCTTTCTCCAGGGCGATGCGGTTGGGGAAGCCGGCGAAGACGCCGTTGGTGCCCTGAATGTGGTTGTGACGGGTGTACGGACGCGGTGTCGTGGTGTCGTGCTGGACCATGATGGTGCGGCCCTTCACGGTCTTGATCAGGCTGGTGTTAATGTCACCGGCGATGTATTCCACCTGGTTGCGCAGGTGATCCGCCGGGAACTCGCGCTCGGCGTAAGCGGCGCGGCCGAGGGCCGGGCTGCTCATGGAGGTGAGATAGTCGAAGCGGTCGCCGCGGTTGATGTTCATGTACTGGGCAACCGGGCCCAGGCCGTGAGTGGGGTACAGGTTGGCATCGCGCATGGCGTGCCACTGGGTGCGCCAGGAGCCGGTCTTGCGGTGCACTTCCTTCATCTGCCAGCGCAGCTCGTGAATGTAGGAGGCCTCGCCGTGCAGCAGGTCGCCAAACAGGCCCATGCGCACCATGTTCAATGCCATCAGCTCGTCGCGGCCGTAGCACACGTTCTCGAGCATCATGCAGTTCTTCTGGGTCTTCTCCGCGGTATCGACCAGCTGCCAGCACTCTTCCACGGTCACTGCCGCCGGTACTTCCACCATGGCGTGCTTGCCGCTGAGCATGGTTTCCACCGACATGGGCGCGTGCCAGCGCCAGGGGGTGGAGATGATCACGATATCGATATCGTTGTGGTCCAGCAGGTCGCGGTAAGAGTGCTCGTTCTTGCCGTAGGCGGCGGGCTTGGGCAGGCCCTTGCTGGTGACCAGGTTGACCGCGCGCTCCAGCACCAGCGGGTCGGTGTCACAGATCGCCTTGATTTCGACGCCATCGATGTTGCAGAAGTGCTTTACCGCACCCACGCCGCGCTCACCGACGCCAATAAAGCCCACGCGTACCGTGTCCATCGGCGGTACAACCAGCCCCATGACCGACTTCTGGCCCTTGGGTGCCAGCAGGTTGTTACCGGTGGCGGCATTGGTGGCACAGCCCGCGGCAGTGGCGGCAGCGGCCGCAGTCAGGCCGGCTTTCAGAAACTTTCGACGATCGATTTGGCTCATTTATTGTGTACCTCAAAACCTGCTAAACGGTGATCTCTGTGTGGGGCTGACAATAACCAAGCGAAACTGACGCATCAACAAAAAAACGCTTCAAAAACTTTCGTTTCCACATCGAAAAAACTGTAATTCGCGCCGATATAAACTAATAAATTATTGATTTATAAGCACAAATAAGAAACGAAAGGCCCTGAAAAATAAATTTGATTTGAAAGCTTATGAAAGTTTCGTAGAATGCACATCTGATTTCATCAAGGACGTCACATGACAGCCAATACCATTGAGCGTAGACACGACATCGTCCAGGCGACGATTGATGCCGGCCGTGTGCAGGTGCCGGAGCTCGCCGAGAAATATGGCGTTTCCACCGTAACCATCCGCGGCGACCTCAATTATCTGCACCAGAAGGGGCTGCTGGTGCGCACCCGCGGTGGCGCCGTGGCCAGCAACCGGGTGAGCCCGGAGCTTTCCGTGCGCGAAAAGGTCACGGAGCACCTGGATATCAAGCGCCGTATCGCCGCCACCGCCGCCCGCGAAGTCCGCGAGCAGGACACCATCATCCTGGATTCCGGCACCACCACTGCGGAGATCGCCAGCGAGCTGCAACACTTCCGCCGCCTTGTGGTGATGACCAACGGCCTCAACGTGGCGCAGAAACTGGTGGATGCAGAGGGCGTGGAAGTGCTGATGACCGGTGGCTCCCTGCGCAAGAAGTCGCTGTCCTTTTATGGCCGCGCCGCGGAAGACGCCCTGCAGTGCTACCACTTCGACAAGGTATTCCTGGGTGTGGACGGCATCGACTTCCAGGGGGGCATCACCACCCACTTCGAATACGAAGCCAACCTGAACCGCCTGATGTGCAAGGTCGCCCGGCAGGTGATTGCGGTGACCGACTCCTCCAAGTTCAAGCGCTCCGGGGTGCACAAGATCTGCGACTTTTCCGACATCGACATTCTCATCACCGACCAGGGGATTCCCGAGGCATTCCATGAGGCGTTGACCGATGCCGGGGTCAGGGTCGTGATCGTCGACTGAATCGCGGCCCGGCAGGGGTCACCCTGCGGGCGCGTCAAATACTCAGACAACAAGGATTTACCATGCTGCAAGAATTGATAAGAGCCAACCTGGGAGGGGAAGCGCGCGGGATTTACGCCATCTGCTCCGCCCACGGCCTGGTGCTTGAGGCAGCCATGGAGCAGGCACTGGCGGACGACTCGCCCCTGCTCATCGAGGCCACCGCCAACCAGGTCAACCAGTTCGGCGGCTATACCGGGATGCAACCGGCAGACTTTTTCGACTACGTGGCAACCCTGGCCGAGCGCACCGGGCTGGATGCGAGCCGCATTATTCTCGGCGGAGACCATCTGGGGCCGGTGTGCTGGCAGAAAGAGCCTGCCGCGGAGGCCATGACCAAGGCGCGCGACCTGATCGACGCCTACGTCACCGCCGGCTTCAGCAAGATCCACCTGGACTGCAGCATGCCCTGTGCAGACGATGTGCTGCCGCTGGCAGACGCGGTGATTGCTGCGCGTGCCGCTGACCTGTGCCGCACCGCAGAGGACGCCGCCGCACGCTGCGGCAAGTCCGGGCAGGTGGTGTACGTGATTGGCACTGAAGTGCCGCCGCCCGGTGGCGCCAAGGAAGCCATTACCGAGCTGGAAGTGACCCGGCCAGAGCACGCCCGCAACACCATTGAACTGCACCAGCGCGCCTTTGCCGAGCGCGGCCTCGATGCCGCCTGGTCACGGGTTGTGGGCCTGGTAGTGCAGCCCGGCGTGGAGTTCGATCACACCGCCATCATCGACTACCAGCCACACAAGGCCACCGAACTGAAAGCCCTGGCCCAAAAAACCGGCGGGATCGCCTTTGAAGCGCATTCCACCGATTACCAGACCGACGCCGCCTACCAGCAACTGGTGCGCGACCACTTCGCCATCCTGAAAGTGGGCCCGCAGCTGACCTTTGCCCTGCGCGAAGCCCTGTTCGCCCTCAGCTATATCGAAGATGAGCTGCCGGGCATTGGGAAGAAGTCCAACCTGCGCGCGGTCTGCGAAGCGCGCATGCAGGCGCAACCGGGTTACTGGCAGAGTTTCTACGAGGTGGCACCAGAGCAGCAGCCGCTTTACCGACGCTATAGTTACAGTGACCGCATCCGCTACTACTGGCCGGACGACGCGGTCACTGCTGCGGTGAACACCCTGCTGGACAACCTCTCGGGCGCACCGATACCGCTGCCCCTGCTGAGCCAGTTTTTCCCCCAGGAATACCACCTGGTCCGCGAGGGCCAGCTCGAAAACGCACCGCGCGCACTGATCAAAGCGCGTATTCGCCAGGTCACCGCCGCCTATGCCAACGCCTGCTGGAAGCAGTAGTACAGGACCAATAAAGATGTATAACACCCTGAATATCGACGCCGACACACTCCGCCAGAACAAGGCCGAGTACACTGCGCGCGAAATCGCCCAGCAGCCGGATTCCTGGCAGCGCACCGCCGCCCTCGTGGAGGCGCAGCGCACGCAGTTGCACGCATGGCTGCAGCCACTGCTGCAACAAAGCACACTGCGCATCATCCTCACCGGCGCGGGCACGTCCGCCTACGCCGGCGAGACGGTCGCACCTTATCTCACCCGCGCCATGGAACGCCGCGTGGAAGCCATCAGCACCACCGACCTGGTGAGCAACCCGCACGAATACCTGCTGCGGCAGGTGCCCACCCTGCTGGTTTCCTACGCCCGCTCCGGCAACAGTCCGGAGAGTGTCGGCGCCTATGACCTGGCCAACCAGTGTGTAGAACAGTGCTACCACCTGGTGATTACCTGCAACCCGGACGGGGAGCTGGCCAAGCGCGCCAACGGTAGCGACAACAGCTATTCCCTGCTGATGCCGGAAGAAACCCTGGACCAGAGTTTCGCTATGACCAGCAGCTTTACGTCCATGCTGCTCGCCACCCTGGAAGTGTTTGCGCCGCAAGCCGCCCAGCTACCGGCGCTGGCCGCGGTGACCCGCAACCTGCTGGAGAACCAGCTCCCGGATATTCAGCGCATTGCCCAACGGGACTTCAACCGGGTGGTCTTTCTCGGCGCCGGCGGACTGAAAGGCATCGCCACCGAGGCCGCGCTGAAAATGCTGGAACTCACCGCCGGCAAGGTGGACTGCCATGCGGAAAGCCCACTGGGCTTCCGTCACGGCCCCAAGTCCATGCTCGACGACAAGACATTGGTGGTACTGCTGCAAAGCAACGACGCCTACTGCCGCCGCTACGACGACGATCTGCTGGCGGAGCTCAAAAAAGATGGCACCACACCGTGGATCCTGTGCCCCGCCGATTTCGCAGACACCAGCGCACTGGCAGAAGCCTGGCTCGCGCTGTACTACATCGTGGTTGCGCAGGCGCTGTCGTTTTACAAATCCCTGGCGCTGGGGATTACCCCGGACAATCCCTGCCCCACCGGTGAAGTGAATCGCGTGGTACAGGGCGTGACCATTTATCCCCTGGAATCAGACAGCGCAAGCGAGTAATACAGTTGATTTACGGACTGGACATTGGCGGCACCAAAATCGAAATCACATGTTTCGATGACCAGCTGCGCAAGCTCGACAGCGCGCGGGTCGCCACCCCGGTGGAGGACTTCAACGGGTTTATCGACACACTGGTAACGCTGATCGAAGAGGCGGATCAGCGCCACGGTGGGCGCGGGCTGGTGGGCATCGGCATGCCCGGCCTGATCGACCACGAGGGACGCACGCTATCAGCCAACGTACCCTGCGCCACGGGAAAAAATGTCGCACAGGTTTTACAGGCGCGCCTGCAGCGGCCGATTGCCATCGCAAACGATTGCCGACTGTTTGCCCTGTCGGAAGCTCACGGTGGTGCCGGCGACGGTTACGCCAGAGTGTACGGCGCCGTACTCGGCACCGGCGCGGCCGGGGGCCTGGTCATCAACGGCGAACTCTACCGCAGCCGCCAGGGCATTGCCGGTGAGTACGGACACCACCCACTGCCTGCCGCACTGCGCCAGAAGTACCAGCTACCGCTGCTCAATTGCGGCTGCGGCCTGGTGGGCTGCCTGGAGCCGTATATTGCCGGCCCCGGCCTCGCCAACCTGCACCGGCAGTACTGTGGCCAAACGGTGACGGTACCCGAGCTGGTTGAACGGTGGCGCGCTGGCGATACCCATGCGCTGGCCACCCGGGAAATTCACCTGGACCTGCTCGGCGCTGCCTTTGCCAACCTGATGATGGCCCACGACCCGGACGTTATTGTGCTGGGCGGCGGCCTGTCGCGTATCGAAGAACTGTACCGGGATTTGCCCCGGGCCATCGAAAGCCACCTGTTCGCCGGCTTCACGGCCCCGCCCATTGTGCCGCCCACATTCGGCGATGCCAGCGGCGCCCGCGGCGCGGCACTGCTCGCCCGGCAGTTTGCGGAAAGCCCGCACTAGCCCGCCCTACACCATCCAAGGCCTTTCGCATGAACAATGCCATGAACGACGCCATGAACGATGCCAAAAACACTCACCCGGTGTACTTAAAGCCGCAGACCATCTTTACCGAAACGGCGGCGCTCAGCGGCCACTACCTCGGCATCGAGGGCGGCTGCATCAGTGAAATTACCGCAGCGCCCACCAGCGGTGTGCCGGTCATTGAACTGCCGGAAATCACCCTGGTACCGGGCCTGATCGACCTGCACATTCACGGCCGCGAAGGCTGCGATGTGATGGACGCGACACCGGAGGCGATTCAAACCATCTCGCGCTCCCTGGCACAGCACGGTGTCACCGGTTTCCTCGCCACCACGGTCACCAGCGGCTGGGAAGAAACCCTCGCCGCCATGGACAACCTGGGGCGCGCGGCACTGGCGCCACAACCGGGCGCACAGGTGCTCGGCGGTTACAGTGAGGGATTGTTTTTTGCCAGCGAGCACAAGGGCGCACACAACGATCACTACTTTCTCACCCCCACCCGCGAACGCATGGATGCCCTGCTCGAGGCCTCCCACCAACAACTGAAAGTCGTGGCGCTGGCACCGGAAGTGGACGGTGCCATGGACATCATTCCGTATCTGCAACAGCGCGGCGTCAAGGTCATGCTGGGGCACACCAACGCCACCTACGCGCAGACCTGCGCAGCGCTGGACGCCGGTGCCTGCGGCGGCGTGCACGTGTTCAACGGCATGCGCGGCATCCACCACCGCGAACCCGGCTGCACCGGTGCGGTGCTGGTGCACGATGCCAACGTGGAAGTGATCGCCGACGGGGTACACCTACACCCGGCCATTCTGCAGATGATCTGCAAATTAAAAGACCCGACGCGCGTCACCCTGATCAGCGACTGCATCAACGCCGGCGGCCTTGCTGACGGCCATTATCAACTGGGCAAAATGGACATCAATCTGGAAGCGGGCGTGGCACGCACCGACAGCGGCTCGCTGGCCGGCAGCACCCTGACACTGGAACGCGCCGCCGCCAACCTGCACAAGCTCGCAGGCATCGAATGGCGCGAGGCACTGCATATGGCGAGCCTCTCACCGGCAAAATTCCTCGGCATTGACGACCATACCGGCTCCATCGCTCTCGGCAAGAATGCCGATCTCGCACTGCTGAATGCCAATGGTGAAGTAGAAGCGACGTTTGTCGCGGGCAAGCCGGTATTCTGTTGCGATACGCTTGCGCCATTCCTGGCAGAGCTGTTCTAAACCGCCAAATAAAAAAAGGCCGGCCAAAGCGGCCGGCCAATCCATCAGGGAACTGCGCTCATCCTCTCACGCGGACTCCGCCAGCGTTAATCCGGCGCGCACCGCCCGGGTCGCCTCCACCATATTCAGCAGCGCGGAGCCTACCTCCGCCCAGTTGCGGGTTTTCAATCCACAGTCCGGGTTTACCCACAGTTTTTCCGCGGGAATCACTTCCAGCAATTGCTGCAAGCGCGCCACCAGCTCCGCGCGCTCCGGTACATTGGGCGAGTGGATATCGTAAATACCCGGCCCGATCTCATTCGGATAGCCGCCCTGCTCACCGGCAAACGCCTGCAACAGGCGCAGATCGGAACGAGCGGATTCGATGGTGATGACATCCGCATCCAGTGCCACAATCGAATCCATGATGCTGTTGAAATTGGAGTAGCACATGTGGGTATGGATCTGGGTCTCCGCCTTCACCTCACTGCAGGTATAGCGGAAACAGCCCACCGCCCAGGCAAAATAATCGTCGTGGCCGGAGGCCCGCAGCGGTACGCCCTCGCGCAGTGCCGGCTCATCGATCTGGATAATACCGATGCCCGCCGCCTCCAGGTCGCGCACCTCTTCGCGCAACGCCCGGGCGATCTGCAGGCAGCTCACGGCGCGAGGAATGTCCTCGCGCGGGAAAGACCAGTTGAGAATCGTGACCGGCCCGGTGAGCATGCCTTTTACCGGCTTTTTACTCAGGCTCTGGGCGTATTCACTCCACTGCACGGTCATCGGCTGCGGGCGGGAAATGTCCCCGGCAATAATCGGTGGCTTCACACAGCGCGAACCGTAGCTCTGCACCCAGCCATTGCCGGTGTGAATGAACCCATCCAGCTGTTCGCCAAAATACTCCACCATGTCGTTGCGCTCGGCTTCCCCGTGCACCAGTACATCGAGCCCCAGAATTTCCTGACGGCGAATGGCCTCGGCAATTTCCGCGCGCAGGTGGTCGTGATAATCCTGTGTCGAAATCTCGCCGTTGCGGAACTGCTTGCGCACCTGGCGCAGCACATCGGTCTGCGGAAACGAGCCAATGGTGGTGGTGGGCAACAGCGGCAGTTTCCAGCGCGCGCGCTGCACCCCCACCCGCTCGGAAAACGGCTGCGCGCGCCAGGTGCTGGCGAGCTCTGCGCGCACCTCCGCCTCACTGCGGCTCTCGGTTTTGGCGGTGTCCGCAAGCTGCTCCGCACCCGGCAGCAGGGCCTGCTGCAGCGCGTTCAGTTCATCGAGTTTCTGGCGCGCGTAGGCCAAGCGCTGCTTGTCGGCTTCGGCAAGGCCGGTTTCCGTGGCCAGGTCGACCGGGCTGTGCAGCAGGGAGCAACTGGCAGATAGCCACAGGCGCTCTCCCAATCGCTCTGCCAGCGGCGCCAGCGCCCGTTGCCAGTGTGCGAGATCCGTCCGCCACACATTGCGTCCGTTGATCACCCCCACTGAAAGTACCTGCTGGCGACCGAGGGCGCCCACCGCACTGGCCAGCTCTTCGGGCGCGCGCACCACATCGATGTGCGCACCGTCTACCGGCAGGGCAAACGCGAGGTCGAGATTTTCCCGCAACGGAGAAAAGTAACTGGCGAGCAGCAGTTTGCTGCCACTGGCGTTCGCCAGTGCCGCGTAGGTGGGTGCAAACGCATCGCGCCACTGGGTGGGCAAGTCCAGCCCCAGAATGGGCTCGTCAATCTGTACCCACTGCGCCGCCGCATCGGCCAGCTGTGCCAGCAGCGCGAGATATTGCGGCAGTAGTTTCGGCAGCAGATCCAGCGGGTTTTCCACACCCCGCCCCAGCCACAGGTAAGTGAGCGGGCCGATCACCACCGGCTTGACGTTGTGCCCCAGGCTCTGGGCTTCCCGCACCTCTTCCAGCAGCCATTCGCTGTCGAGGGCAAATTCCTGATCAGCAGAAAACTCCGGCACCAGATAGTGGTAGTTGGTATCAAACCATTTGGTCATGGCACTGGCGGCCACCGGTGCACCGGAGGGCGCACGGCCGCGCGCCAGGCGAAAATACTGATCCAGCTTGTTGTCCGCCGCGTCGACGGCAAAGCGTTCGGGCACCACACCAAACATCAACGAGTGATTGAGCACCTGGTCGTACCAGGCAAAGTCGCCGACGGTGGTGTACGCGAGGCCGGCTTGCTGCTGAGCCTGCCAGTTCTGGCTGCGCACCTGTGCGCCCACTGCCCGCAGGGCCTTCTGGTCGATCTCTCCCTTCCAGTAGGCCTCCTGCGCCCGCTTCAGTTCGCGCTGCGCGCCGATACGCGGATACCCAAGAATATGTGTCTGTGCCATGTCCCTTCCCCCAAATAACAAACCGCCCCGAGCCAACCGCCGGGGGCACCAAAATTAGGGGGTTGATTCTGCAGGCCACACCATGTTCAATCAATTTCATATTTTTTGCCCGTAACATGAAATTGACTCAAGATGATTGAACTACGCCACTTGCGCGCCCTGACCACCCTGCGGGAAACCGGCAGCATGGTGCGCGCCGCCGAGCGTCTGCACCTGACCCAGTCCGCCCTCTCCCACCTGTTCCGGGAAATGGAAGACCGCCACCAACAGGCGCTGTTTATCCGTAAATCCCGCCCGCTGCGCTTTACCAGCGCCGGCCTGCGGCTGCTACAACTGGCCGACGACGTACTGCCCCGAGTAGCCGTGGCCCAGCGGGATCTTGCACGGCTGGCCTCCGGGCAGGCCGGACGACTGAACATCGCCATCGAATGCCACAGCTGCTATCAGTGGCTAATGCCCACCCTCGACGCCTACCGCGATGACTGGCCGGAAGTGGAGCTGGACCTGTCCAGCGGCTTTCATTTCGCGCCCCTGCCCGCGCTGGTCCGTGGCGATCTGGACCTGGTGGTAACCAGCAACCCGGATCCGTCCCTCAAGGGCATCCATTACGCTCCCCTGTTCAGCTTTGAGATGTGCCTGGCGGTGAGTCGCAAGCATCCGCTGGCGGCGAGCAAATGGGTCACCCCGCAAGACCTGGAAAACGAAGTGCAGATTACCTATCCGGTGGAGCGGGAGCGGCTGGATATTTTTCAGCACTTTCTCGACCCCGCGGGCATCGAACCCGCATCGGTGCGCACCGCCGAGCTCACGGTGATGATGGTGCAACTGGTGGTCAGTGGACGCGGGGTATGCGCGCTACCCAACTGGGCGCTTTACGAATATTTACAAAAGGGGCTGGTCAGCCAATTGCGGTTAGGAAAATCCGGTCTGTGGAGTACACTCTACGCTGCGGTGCGCGACGAGATGCGGGATCAGGCATTTTTGCAGGATTTCCTCAGCACGGCACGGGACACCTGCTTCGCCAACTTGAATGGCGTGCGCACTGCGACCACAACAACTGTCTGAATAACATATAACAGTCATCACACAAGGGGATAAGTATGGCCTCCACACCCAATAGCTGGAGCAAAGCACTCAAGACACTGCACTGGCTAATCGCATTCTTTATTCTGTTTGCCTGGGCCTCCGTAGAACTGCATGAACTCTACGAGAGAGGTGACCCGATGCGGGGCTGGTGGATGGTAGGGCACTTTTCCGTGGGCTTTACCGTGCTGTTCCTGGGCCTATTCCGCCTCTACTGGCGCGCCACCCACGGCCGCCCGACACTGTACGGCAGCAGCATGCAGAAGCCCGTATCCCTGCTGATTCAGAGCCTGATGTACATCATCATGATTGGCATGCCCCTCAGTGGCCTGCTCATGCGCCAGTTTGCCGGCCGCGACACCACCCTGTTCTGGCTGTTCGACCTGCCCGCCTTCTTCAGCAAGAATATCGAACTCGCTAAACAGATCGCATTTATCCACAAGGAATTTTTGTGGAACGCATTGCTCATTCTGCTGGTACTGCATATCGGCGGTGCCCTGTGGCATCACCTGATCAGTAAAGACAATACACTGCGGCAGATGCTGCCGTTTGGCAAAACCCAATAGATCGGCTGCAGGCAGGGACCATCTCTGCGACACCATAAAAAAACCGCGCAATAGCGCGGTTTTTTTATGCTTGCCCCGGTACGCGCAGTGGCTTCCGGTAACGCAGTGCTTACATGGTAGGAATAACGAACGGTCTCTCCTGAACCCGCTCCAGATACACATTGGACACGGTTCCGAAAAAGAACGTGTGCTCCGCCGGAGTTGGCTGCGACGTGTTCAGGAACGGGTCCATGATAAACCGATGGTAGTGCCGCACCGCCACACCCTCAGCATCCTGATGCACCACCCACTCACGCTCATGGTAAAGGACACAGTCATCACCCGGCGCCGGATCCCAGGTGGCGGCTTCACAGTAATAACCCGCATCTGAAGTCCGATAACGGCGAATAACCAGATTACCCGCTGCATTGATCTGCCAGAACCCGGGCATTAGAGCCGCTTCATTCTGGGCAATCTCGCCATCCCCATTGTCGTCAAATACCGATACGGTCAGCGCGGTGCCGTCGGCGTTCACTTCGAACCAGAATGCCTGTGACGGCGTAAAGAAATTGAGTGGGTACTTGTAGATACCCACTGCACTGGCATCCGACCAGGCAGGCGCTTCTTTCAGGAAGGCGTCGCCGGTGGTAGACGACTTTTCACCACCGTCATTTGCTTCCACAAATACCATGGGCGATTGAGGGTTATCACCCTCCAGCAAGACCAGTTCCAGCGAATGCCCTAGCACATCGGCAATCTGCAAATGCCCAGCGGCATCTACTGTCCAGGCGGAACTCACTTGCGTGGACGCAGCCACCCCGGTGCCGCTGACGGAATCCCGAGTTACGGTAACACTACCGCCGGTTTCGACGTTGCCAGCGAAAATCAACTGCACTGAGGAAATATCCAGGTAACCATCCGGATTTTCCGGCGACGGATCAGTGATTTCACCTTCCAGCGCCGGCAGCGGAATACTCAGGGCGACCCCCATTTGCAGGGTCTGCTCCAGGTCTGCAGTGCCCGCTTCACGCACCGCAATCAATGCATCAGTGACACTAACGGGCGCGGTCGCCGGATATTCCCCGTTCGGGTAGCGAGAAAATGTCTCTGCCGTGATCAGCAGCCAATCCACCTCCGCGCTGGTCGCAAGCCAGTTGATCCGCTTTGGCTGCACGACCAGTTGTTTCTCGACGGAGGCGCCCAGGTTGGCATCGAAATCCACGTCAGTTCTTGCGACAAATTCCGCACCGCTGATTTCAAGCCCCTGGACAGTCGCCACCCAGGTAAGCGGGCTGACACCAAAGCCGCTAGACAACTCACCTGCGCCGCCAGATGCGACACTCAGTCGATTACCGATCACGGCACTGCCTTGCCCGTCGAAAGGCATGGCATTCAAGATCGGTGAGGTAAAGTAAAAGGTGTCTTGAATCGCTGACACATCGGCAAGGACCGGAACCACCAGATTCTGGTCCGCAACAATTGCCGCTGCAGCCTCCTGGTAAACAGAGACATTGGCCAGCTCAATGTCGGCGGCCAGTTTCGCGGCGGACTCGAGATCCGCAGCCAAGGCATAGGTATCCGGGATATTTTGCGGCATTTCTACTCCGGGGGAATCGGAGTAGTCCAGTACCAACTTAATCAGTACACCCAACTGGAAAACCTCACTGCCGTTGAGCATTTTCGTGCGCGCAACAAGCTGTTCCTGTGTGGTTACACTCCCGGGCTCACCCTGCTCGACCTGGGCTGCCAGTGCTGTGGTCAAGTTTGAAATCACAACCGGCTGGTGCTCGTCACGGGTCAATACCCCGTCTTCACCCGCTGCACTGAGCAGGGTATCGACATCGCCCATCAGGGAAACAAGCTTCAGCTTCGCGTCCTGACTGGTGGCTTCAGCGCGCACTATTTCTTTGCTGAAGCTATCGTCCACAGCAACGGAAATCGCATACTCGCCATTAGCATCGGCGGACGTTGTAAATGATTGCCCGGCCACCTCAATGACTACCTGCGCATTGGCCACCGGATTGTCGGTGACCACCCCTTCAATGACGACGCTCGCCATCTGTGCTCGCACCGTCACCGTTACCTCGGCGCTCGCGGTTGCACCATCATTATCGGTCACGGTTATCGCCAAAGTTGCTTCCGCATCTGCGACCACGGCTGGCGCCTGAATCGTAACCGTATCGGTGTCGGTACCC
This Microbulbifer sp. Q7 DNA region includes the following protein-coding sequences:
- a CDS encoding ROK family protein, which codes for MIYGLDIGGTKIEITCFDDQLRKLDSARVATPVEDFNGFIDTLVTLIEEADQRHGGRGLVGIGMPGLIDHEGRTLSANVPCATGKNVAQVLQARLQRPIAIANDCRLFALSEAHGGAGDGYARVYGAVLGTGAAGGLVINGELYRSRQGIAGEYGHHPLPAALRQKYQLPLLNCGCGLVGCLEPYIAGPGLANLHRQYCGQTVTVPELVERWRAGDTHALATREIHLDLLGAAFANLMMAHDPDVIVLGGGLSRIEELYRDLPRAIESHLFAGFTAPPIVPPTFGDASGARGAALLARQFAESPH
- the agaR gene encoding transcriptional repressor AgaR, whose product is MTANTIERRHDIVQATIDAGRVQVPELAEKYGVSTVTIRGDLNYLHQKGLLVRTRGGAVASNRVSPELSVREKVTEHLDIKRRIAATAAREVREQDTIILDSGTTTAEIASELQHFRRLVVMTNGLNVAQKLVDAEGVEVLMTGGSLRKKSLSFYGRAAEDALQCYHFDKVFLGVDGIDFQGGITTHFEYEANLNRLMCKVARQVIAVTDSSKFKRSGVHKICDFSDIDILITDQGIPEAFHEALTDAGVRVVIVD
- a CDS encoding D-tagatose-bisphosphate aldolase, class II, non-catalytic subunit, giving the protein MLQELIRANLGGEARGIYAICSAHGLVLEAAMEQALADDSPLLIEATANQVNQFGGYTGMQPADFFDYVATLAERTGLDASRIILGGDHLGPVCWQKEPAAEAMTKARDLIDAYVTAGFSKIHLDCSMPCADDVLPLADAVIAARAADLCRTAEDAAARCGKSGQVVYVIGTEVPPPGGAKEAITELEVTRPEHARNTIELHQRAFAERGLDAAWSRVVGLVVQPGVEFDHTAIIDYQPHKATELKALAQKTGGIAFEAHSTDYQTDAAYQQLVRDHFAILKVGPQLTFALREALFALSYIEDELPGIGKKSNLRAVCEARMQAQPGYWQSFYEVAPEQQPLYRRYSYSDRIRYYWPDDAVTAAVNTLLDNLSGAPIPLPLLSQFFPQEYHLVREGQLENAPRALIKARIRQVTAAYANACWKQ
- a CDS encoding Gfo/Idh/MocA family protein, which codes for MSQIDRRKFLKAGLTAAAAATAAGCATNAATGNNLLAPKGQKSVMGLVVPPMDTVRVGFIGVGERGVGAVKHFCNIDGVEIKAICDTDPLVLERAVNLVTSKGLPKPAAYGKNEHSYRDLLDHNDIDIVIISTPWRWHAPMSVETMLSGKHAMVEVPAAVTVEECWQLVDTAEKTQKNCMMLENVCYGRDELMALNMVRMGLFGDLLHGEASYIHELRWQMKEVHRKTGSWRTQWHAMRDANLYPTHGLGPVAQYMNINRGDRFDYLTSMSSPALGRAAYAEREFPADHLRNQVEYIAGDINTSLIKTVKGRTIMVQHDTTTPRPYTRHNHIQGTNGVFAGFPNRIALEKGGRKSYHEWDYDMDYWYDKYDHPLWRRMGEVAERNGGHGGMDFLMFWRMVYCLRNGQPLDQDVYDAAAWSAVTPLSEASVKDRGNSKDFPDFTRGVWKTAAPLGIVS
- the nagA gene encoding N-acetylglucosamine-6-phosphate deacetylase — translated: MNNAMNDAMNDAKNTHPVYLKPQTIFTETAALSGHYLGIEGGCISEITAAPTSGVPVIELPEITLVPGLIDLHIHGREGCDVMDATPEAIQTISRSLAQHGVTGFLATTVTSGWEETLAAMDNLGRAALAPQPGAQVLGGYSEGLFFASEHKGAHNDHYFLTPTRERMDALLEASHQQLKVVALAPEVDGAMDIIPYLQQRGVKVMLGHTNATYAQTCAALDAGACGGVHVFNGMRGIHHREPGCTGAVLVHDANVEVIADGVHLHPAILQMICKLKDPTRVTLISDCINAGGLADGHYQLGKMDINLEAGVARTDSGSLAGSTLTLERAAANLHKLAGIEWREALHMASLSPAKFLGIDDHTGSIALGKNADLALLNANGEVEATFVAGKPVFCCDTLAPFLAELF
- a CDS encoding SIS domain-containing protein, with the protein product MYNTLNIDADTLRQNKAEYTAREIAQQPDSWQRTAALVEAQRTQLHAWLQPLLQQSTLRIILTGAGTSAYAGETVAPYLTRAMERRVEAISTTDLVSNPHEYLLRQVPTLLVSYARSGNSPESVGAYDLANQCVEQCYHLVITCNPDGELAKRANGSDNSYSLLMPEETLDQSFAMTSSFTSMLLATLEVFAPQAAQLPALAAVTRNLLENQLPDIQRIAQRDFNRVVFLGAGGLKGIATEAALKMLELTAGKVDCHAESPLGFRHGPKSMLDDKTLVVLLQSNDAYCRRYDDDLLAELKKDGTTPWILCPADFADTSALAEAWLALYYIVVAQALSFYKSLALGITPDNPCPTGEVNRVVQGVTIYPLESDSASE